One window of the Sebastes umbrosus isolate fSebUmb1 chromosome 1, fSebUmb1.pri, whole genome shotgun sequence genome contains the following:
- the LOC119489341 gene encoding transcription factor HES-5-like — MKPAEIRFSLQRPLQHRDPDMAPTITAAMTDSQEHLTLTHKLRKPLVEKLRRERINSSIEQLKSLLGPEFLKQQPDAKLEKADILEMTVCVLRRLQQQKHQPAHSTAVNQGYSRCVQEVTHFLSKEEVETQSQRRLLKHFNKLQSSSDNNLREADFSLLSSTVQTSITKEKSPVDSAVWRPW, encoded by the exons ATGAAGCCAGCAGAGATCAGATTCTCTCTACAGAGACCTCTACAGCACAGAGATCCAGACATGGCACCTACAATCACTGCAGCAATGACCGATTCTCAGGAGCATCTGACTCTGACCCACAAG CTCAGAAAGCCTCTGGTGGAGAAGTTACGCAGAGAGCGAATCAACAGCAGCATTGAGCAGCTCAAGTCTCTCCTGGGTCCAGAGTTCCTCAAACAGCAGCCAGACGCCAAGCTGGAGAAAGCAGACATCCTGGAGATGACAGTTTGTGTCCTGAGAcgactgcagcagcagaagcatcAACCTGCGCactcaacagctgtcaatcaaggCTACTCCAGGTGTGTCCAAGAGGTGACACACTTCCTGTccaaggaggaggtggagacacAGTCCCAGAGAAGACTGCTGAAGCACTTCAACAAGCTGCAGTCTTCCTCTGATAACAACCTGAGAGAGGCTGACTTCTCTCTTCTGAGCTCCACTGTCCAGACCAGCATCACCAAAGAGAAGAGTCCAGTCGACAGCGCCGTCTGGAGGCCGTGGTAG
- the LOC119489362 gene encoding enhancer of split mbeta protein-like produces MKPAEIRFSLQRPLQHRDPDMAPTITAAMTDSQEHLTLTHKLRKPLVEKLRRERINSSIEQLKSVLGPEFLKQQPDAKLEKADILEMTVCVLRRLQQQHQQQRRLLKHFNKLQSSSDNNLREADFSLLSSTVQTSITKEKSPVNSALWRPW; encoded by the exons ATGAAGCCAGCAGAGATCAGATTCTCTCTGCAGAGACCTCTACAGCACAGAGATCCAGACATGGCACCTACAATCACTGCAGCAATGACCGATTCTCAGGAGCATCTGACTCTGACCCACAAG CTCAGAAAGCCTCTGGTGGAGAAGTTACGCAGAGAGCGAATCAACAGCAGCATTGAGCAGCTCAAGTCTGTCCTGGGACCAGAGTTCCTCAAACAGCAGCCAGACGCCAAGCTGGAGAAAGCAGACATCCTGGAGATGACAGTGTGTGTCTTGAGacgactgcagcagcagcatcaacagCAGAGAAGACTGCTGAAGCACTTCAACAAGCTGCAGTCTTCCTCTGATAACAACCTGAGAGAGGCTGACTTCTCTCTTCTGAGCTCCACAGTCCAGACCAGCATCACCAAAGAGAAGAGTCCAGTCAACAGCGCCCTCTGGAGGCCGTGGTAG
- the LOC119489391 gene encoding transcription factor HES-5-like has product MAPTITAAMTDSQEHLTLTHKLRKPLVEKLRRERINSSIEQLKSVLGPEFLKQQPDTKLEKADILEMTVCVLRRLQQQHQQQRRLLKHFNKLQSSSDNNLREADFSLLSSTVQTSITKEKSPVDSALWRPW; this is encoded by the exons ATGGCACCAACAATCACTGCAGCAATGACCGATTCTCAGGAGCATCTGACTCTGACTCACAAG cTCAGAAAGCCTCTGGTGGAGAAGTTACGCAGAGAGCGAATCAACAGCAGCATTGAGCAGCTCAAGTCTGTCCTGGGTCCAGAGTTCCTCAAACAACAGCCAGACACCAAGCTGGAGAAAGCAGACATCCTGGAGATGACAGTTTGTGTCTTGAGacgactgcagcagcagcatcaacagCAAAGAAGACTGCTGAAGCACTTCAACAAGCTGCAGTCTTCCTCTGATAACAACCTGAGAGAGGCTGACTTCTCTCTTCTGAGCTCCACAGTCCAGACCAGCATCACCAAAGAGAAGAGTCCAGTCGACAGCGCCCTCTGGAGGCCGTGGTAG
- the LOC119489356 gene encoding enhancer of split mbeta protein-like, whose translation MKPAEIRFSLQRPLQHRDPDMAPTITAAMTDSQEHLTLTHKLRKPLVEKLRRERINSSIEQLKSVLGPEFLKQQPDAKLEKADILEMTVCVLRQLQQQKHQQQRRLLKHFNKLQSSSDNNLREADFSLLSSTVQTSITKEKSPVDSALWRPW comes from the exons ATGAAGCCAGCAGAGATCAGATTCTCTCTACAGAGACCTCTACAGCACAGAGATCCAGACATGGCACCTACAATCACTGCAGCAATGACCGATTCTCAGGAGCATCTGACTCTGACCCACAAG CTCAGAAAGCCTCTGGTGGAGAAGTTACGCAGAGAGCGAATCAACAGCAGCATTGAGCAGCTCAAGTCTGTCCTGGGTCCAGAGTTCCTCAAACAGCAGCCAGACGCCAAGCTGGAGAAAGCAGACATCCTGGAGATGACAGTTTGTGTCTTGAGAcaactgcagcagcagaagcatcAACAGCAGAGAAGACTGCTGAAGCACTTCAACAAGCTGCAGTCTTCCTCTGATAACAACCTGAGAGAGGCTGACTTCTCTCTTCTGAGCTCCACAGTCCAGACCAGCATCACCAAAGAGAAGAGTCCAGTCGACAGCGCCCTCTGGAGGCCGTGGTAG
- the LOC119489348 gene encoding transcription factor HES-5-like, which translates to MKPAEIRFSLQRPLQHRDPDMAPTITAAMTDSQEHLTLTHKLRKPLVEKLRRERLNSSIEQLKSLLGPEFLKQQPDAKLEKADILEMTVCVLRRLQQQKHQPADSAAVNQGYSRCVQEVTHFLSKEEVETQSQRRLLKHFNKLQSSSDNNLREADFSLLSSTVQITKEKSSVDSALWRPW; encoded by the exons ATGAAGCCAGCAGAGATCAGATTCTCTCTACAGAGACCTCTACAGCACAGAGATCCAGACATGGCACCTACAATCACTGCAGCAATGACTGATTCTCAGGAGCATCTGACTCTGACCCACAAG CTCAGAAAGCCTCTGGTGGAGAAGTTACGCAGAGAGCGACTCAACAGCAGCATTGAGCAGCTCAAGTCTCTCCTGGGTCCAGAGTTCCTCAAACAGCAGCCAGACGCCAAGCTGGAGAAAGCAGACATCCTGGAGATGACAGTTTGTGTCCTGAGAcgactgcagcagcagaagcatcAACCTGCGGactcagcagctgtcaatcaaggCTACTCCAGGTGTGTCCAAGAGGTAACACACTTCCTGTccaaggaggaggtggagacacAGTCCCAGAGAAGACTGCTGAAGCACTTCAACAAGCTGCAGTCTTCCTCTGATAACAACCTGAGAGAGGCTGACTTCTCTCTTCTGAGCTCCACAGTCCAGATCACCAAAGAGAAGAGTTCAGTCGACAGCGCCCTCTGGAGGCCGTGGTAG
- the LOC119493197 gene encoding enhancer of split mbeta protein-like, giving the protein MKPAEIRFSLQRPLQHRDPDMAPTITAAMTDSQEHLTLTHKLRKPLVEKLRRERINSSIEQLKSVLGPEFLKQQPDAKLEKADILEMTVCVLRRLQQQHQQQRRLLKHFNKLQSSSDNNLREADFSLLSSTVQTSITKEKSPVNSALWRPW; this is encoded by the exons ATGAAGCCAGCAGAGATCAGATTCTCTCTACAGAGACCTCTACAGCACAGAGATCCAGACATGGCACCTACAATCACTGCAGCAATGACCGATTCTCAGGAGCATCTGACTCTGACTCACAAG CTCAGAAAGCCTCTTGTGGAGAAGTTACGCAGAGAGCGAATCAACAGCAGCATTGAGCAGCTCAAGTCTGTCCTGGGTCCAGAGTTCCTCAAACAGCAGCCAGACGCCAAGCTGGAGAAAGCAGACATCCTGGAGATGACAGTTTGTGTCTTGAGacgactgcagcagcagcatcaacagCAGAGAAGACTGCTGAAGCACTTCAACAAGCTGCAGTCTTCCTCTGATAACAACTTGAGAGAGGCTGACTTCTCTCTTCTGAGCTCCACAGTCCAGACCAGCATCACCAAAGAGAAGAGTCCAGTCAACAGCGCCCTCTGGAGGCCGTGGTAG
- the LOC119489380 gene encoding enhancer of split mbeta protein-like → MKPAEIRFSLQRPLQHRDPDMAPTITAAMTDSQEHLTLTHKLRKPLVEKLRRERINSSIEQLKSVLGPEFLKQQPDAKLEKADILEMTVCVLRRLQQQHQQQRRLLKHFNKLQSSSDNNLREADFSLLISTVQTSITKEKSPVNSALWRPW, encoded by the exons ATGAAGCCAGCAGAGATCAGATTCTCTCTACAGAGACCTCTACAGCACAGAGATCCAGACATGGCACCTACAATCACTGCAGCAATGACCGATTCTCAGGAGCATCTGACTCTGACCCACAAG CTCAGAAAGCCTCTTGTGGAGAAGTTACGCAGAGAGCGAATCAACAGCAGCATTGAGCAGCTCAAGTCTGTCCTGGGACCAGAGTTCCTCAAACAGCAGCCAGACGCCAAGCTGGAGAAAGCAGACATCCTGGAGATGACAGTGTGTGTCTTGAGacgactgcagcagcagcatcaacagCAAAGAAGACTGCTGAAGCACTTCAACAAGCTGCAGTCTTCCTCTGATAACAACCTGAGAGAGGCTGACTTCTCTCTTCTGATCTCCACAGTCCAGACCAGCATCACCAAAGAGAAGAGTCCAGTCAACAGCGCCCTCTGGAGGCCGTGGTAG
- the LOC119490063 gene encoding transcription factor HES-5-like isoform X2 — protein sequence MKPAEIRFSLQRPLQHRDPDMAPTITAAMTDSQEHLTLTHKLRKPLVEKLRRERINSSIEQLKSVLGPEFLKQQLDAKLEKADILEMTVCVLRRLQQQKHQPADSAAVNQGYSRCVQEVTHFLSKEEVETQSQRRLLKHFNKLQSSSDNNLREADFTLLSSTVQTSITKGKSPVNSALWRPW from the exons ATGAAGCCAGCAGAGATCAGATTCTCTCTACAGAGACCTCTACAGCACAGAGATCCAGACATGGCACCTACAATCACTGCAGCAATGACCGATTCTCAGGAGCATCTGACTCTGACCCACAAG CTCAGAAAGCCTCTGGTGGAGAAGTTACGCAGAGAGCGAATCAACAGCAGCATTGAGCAGCTCAAGTCTGTCCTGGGTCCAGAGTTCCTCAAACAGCAGCTAGACGCCAAGCTGGAGAAAGCAGACATCCTGGAGATGACAGTTTGTGTCCTGAGAcgactgcagcagcagaagcatcAACCTGCAGactcagcagctgtcaatcaaggCTACTCCAGGTGTGTCCAAGAGGTGACACACTTCCTGTccaaggaggaggtggagacacAGTCCCAGAGAAGATTGCTGAAGCACTTCAACAAGCTGCAGTCTTCCTCTGATAACAACCTGAGAGAGGCTGACTTCACTCTTCTGAGCTCCACAGTCCAGACCAGCATCACCAAAGGGAAGAGTCCAGTCAACAGCGCCCTCTGGAGGCCGTGGTAG